The following proteins are co-located in the Camarhynchus parvulus chromosome 17, STF_HiC, whole genome shotgun sequence genome:
- the TTLL11 gene encoding tubulin polyglutamylase TTLL11 isoform X2 has product MEPAGLEPAEMEPAREAEEPPGSPALPAEAPQGGPPAAALPGERALPAAPGRERAQERGLRGAGAQGSAGRAARGRARRAPGRRSGAESARRPGVTVDSSKAKTSLEALKISLRQLRWKEFPFGRRLPCDIYWHGVSFHDSNIFSGQVNKFPGMTETVRKITLSRAMRTMRDLFPLEYNFYPRSWILPEELPLFVAEVRTMKDSNPSWKPTFIVKPDGGCQGDGIYLIKDPSDIRLTGSIQSRPAVVQEYICKPLLVDKLKFDIRLYVLLKSLEPLEIYIAKDGLSRFCTEPYQEPTLKNLHQVFMHLTNYSLNIHSGNFIHSASANTGSKRTFSSILCRLSSRGADVKKLWSDIISLVIKTIIALTPELKVYYQSDIPAGKPGPTCFQILGFDILLMKDLKPVLLEVNANPSMRIEHEQELSPGVFENVPSPVDEKVKVAVIRDTLRLMDPQKKKRKDTQCQSPERAPGASEEPPDAAPSPEAALPSLCLKQVFPKYARHFSYLRLVDRVAALFIRFLGVKGTTKLGPTGFRTFIRNCKLSNSNFSMAAVDILYIDITRRWNSMGIDHKESGMCLQAFVEAFFCLAQKKYKALPLHKQVLSLIELCECRLAALHGKRLVWGCGLTQPRGALRASGTAPGPGPARPHGHQVLRLQKSSHQLRALMCRDRTGS; this is encoded by the exons ATGGAGCCGGCCGGGCTGGAACCGGCGGAGATGGAGCCGGCCCGCGAGGCGGAGGAGCCCCCGGGgtccccggccctgcccgctgAGGCCCCGCAGGGcggcccgcccgccgcggcgCTCCCGGGGGAACGAGCGCTGCCCGCCGCGCCCGGCCGGGAGCGGGCGCAGGAGCGGGGCCTGCGCGGGGCCGGAGCGCAGGGCtcggccgggcgggcggcgcggggcagGGCCCGGCGGGCCCCGGGCCGCCGCAGCGGGGCCGAGAGCGCCCGGCGGCCCGGGGTCACGGTGGACAGCTCCAAGGCCAAGACCTCCCTGGAGGCGCTGAAAATCAGCCTGCGGCAGCTCCGCTGGAAGGAG TTTCCGTTTGGCCGCCGCCTTCCGTGTGACATCTACTGGCATGGGGTGTCATTCCATGATAGCAACATCTTCTCAGGGCAGGTCAACAAGTTCCCAG GCATGACGGAGACGGTTCGGAAAATCACCCTGAGCCGGGCCATGAGAACCATGCGAGATCTGTTTCCTCTGGAATACAACTTCTACCCTCGCTCCTGGATcctgccagaggagctgcctcTCTTTGTGGCTGAG GTTCGTACGATGAAAGACAGCAATCCATCCTGGAAGCCCACTTTCATTGTGAAGCCTGATGGAGGCTGCCAGGGGGATGGAATCTACCTCATCAAAGACCCAAGTGACATCAGGCTGACAGGGAGCATCCAGAGCCGGCCAGCTGTGGTGCAGGAGTACATCTGCAAACCGCTGCTCGTGGACAAACTGAAATTTGATATTCGCCTCTATGTCCTGCTGAAGTCCTTAGAACCCTTAGAGATTTATATAGCCAAAGATGGACTTTCTAGATTTTGTACAGAGCCCTATCAAGAACCCACTCTCAAAAATTTGCACCAGGTTTTTATGCACTTAACCAACTATTCACTAAATATCCATAGTGGGAATTTCATCCATTCTGCCAGTGCAAACACTGGCAGCAAGAGGACTTTTTCAAGCATTCTGTGCAGACTGTCTTCCAGAGGAGCTGATGTCAAAAAGCTCTGGTCAGATATAATTTCATTGGTGATTAAAACAATTATTGCACTGACGCCAGAACTGAAAGTTTACTATCAGTCTGACATACCAGCAGGAAAGCCTGGGCCAACTTGCTTCCAG ATTTTAGGGTTTGACATTCTCCTGATGAAAGACTTGAAGCCCGTGTTACTGGAAGTAAATGCAAACCCCAGCATGAGAATAGAACATGAGCAAGAG CTTTCTCCTGGAGTATTTGAAAATGTCCCAAGCCCTGTTGATGAAAAAGTGAAAGTTGCTGTCATCAGAGACACTCTGCGGCTGATGGACcctcagaaaaagaagaggaaggatACTCA gtgccagagTCCGGAGCGGGCGCCGGGAGCGAGCGAGGAGCCGCCGGACGCTGCGCCCAGCCCCGAGGCCGCCCTGCCCTCGCTGTGCCTCAAGCAGGTGTTCCCCAAGTACGCCAGGCACTTCAGCTACCTGCGCCTCGTGGACAGGGTGGCCGCCCTGTTCATCCGCTTCCTCGGCGTCAAAGGGACCACCAAGCTGGGCCCAACGGGGTTCCGCACCTTCATAAG aAACTGCAAACTGAGTAACAGCAATTTTTCAATGGCTGCTGTAGATATCCTCTATATTGATATCACAAGGAGGTGGAACAGCATGGGCATTGACCACAAGGAATCAG GAATGTGTCTGCAAGCCTTTGTGGAAGCTTTCTTCTGCCTGGCCCAGAAGAAGTACAAGGCGCTGCCGCTGCACAAGCAGGTGCTGTCGCTGATCGAGCTCTGCGAGTGCCGCCTGGCCGCGCTGCACGGGAAGCGCCTGGTGTGGGGCTGCGGGCTCACCCAGCCCCGCGGGGCTCTGCGGGCCTCGGGGaccgcgcccggccccggccccgcccggccccacGGCCACCAGGTGCTCCGACTGCAGAAATCATCGCATCAGCTACGGGCGCTCATGTGCCGGGACAGAACGGGGAGTTAA
- the TTLL11 gene encoding tubulin polyglutamylase TTLL11 isoform X1, producing MEPAGLEPAEMEPAREAEEPPGSPALPAEAPQGGPPAAALPGERALPAAPGRERAQERGLRGAGAQGSAGRAARGRARRAPGRRSGAESARRPGVTVDSSKAKTSLEALKISLRQLRWKEFPFGRRLPCDIYWHGVSFHDSNIFSGQVNKFPGMTETVRKITLSRAMRTMRDLFPLEYNFYPRSWILPEELPLFVAEVRTMKDSNPSWKPTFIVKPDGGCQGDGIYLIKDPSDIRLTGSIQSRPAVVQEYICKPLLVDKLKFDIRLYVLLKSLEPLEIYIAKDGLSRFCTEPYQEPTLKNLHQVFMHLTNYSLNIHSGNFIHSASANTGSKRTFSSILCRLSSRGADVKKLWSDIISLVIKTIIALTPELKVYYQSDIPAGKPGPTCFQILGFDILLMKDLKPVLLEVNANPSMRIEHEQELSPGVFENVPSPVDEKVKVAVIRDTLRLMDPQKKKRKDTQCQSPERAPGASEEPPDAAPSPEAALPSLCLKQVFPKYARHFSYLRLVDRVAALFIRFLGVKGTTKLGPTGFRTFIRNCKLSNSNFSMAAVDILYIDITRRWNSMGIDHKESGNPGMCLQAFVEAFFCLAQKKYKALPLHKQVLSLIELCECRLAALHGKRLVWGCGLTQPRGALRASGTAPGPGPARPHGHQVLRLQKSSHQLRALMCRDRTGS from the exons ATGGAGCCGGCCGGGCTGGAACCGGCGGAGATGGAGCCGGCCCGCGAGGCGGAGGAGCCCCCGGGgtccccggccctgcccgctgAGGCCCCGCAGGGcggcccgcccgccgcggcgCTCCCGGGGGAACGAGCGCTGCCCGCCGCGCCCGGCCGGGAGCGGGCGCAGGAGCGGGGCCTGCGCGGGGCCGGAGCGCAGGGCtcggccgggcgggcggcgcggggcagGGCCCGGCGGGCCCCGGGCCGCCGCAGCGGGGCCGAGAGCGCCCGGCGGCCCGGGGTCACGGTGGACAGCTCCAAGGCCAAGACCTCCCTGGAGGCGCTGAAAATCAGCCTGCGGCAGCTCCGCTGGAAGGAG TTTCCGTTTGGCCGCCGCCTTCCGTGTGACATCTACTGGCATGGGGTGTCATTCCATGATAGCAACATCTTCTCAGGGCAGGTCAACAAGTTCCCAG GCATGACGGAGACGGTTCGGAAAATCACCCTGAGCCGGGCCATGAGAACCATGCGAGATCTGTTTCCTCTGGAATACAACTTCTACCCTCGCTCCTGGATcctgccagaggagctgcctcTCTTTGTGGCTGAG GTTCGTACGATGAAAGACAGCAATCCATCCTGGAAGCCCACTTTCATTGTGAAGCCTGATGGAGGCTGCCAGGGGGATGGAATCTACCTCATCAAAGACCCAAGTGACATCAGGCTGACAGGGAGCATCCAGAGCCGGCCAGCTGTGGTGCAGGAGTACATCTGCAAACCGCTGCTCGTGGACAAACTGAAATTTGATATTCGCCTCTATGTCCTGCTGAAGTCCTTAGAACCCTTAGAGATTTATATAGCCAAAGATGGACTTTCTAGATTTTGTACAGAGCCCTATCAAGAACCCACTCTCAAAAATTTGCACCAGGTTTTTATGCACTTAACCAACTATTCACTAAATATCCATAGTGGGAATTTCATCCATTCTGCCAGTGCAAACACTGGCAGCAAGAGGACTTTTTCAAGCATTCTGTGCAGACTGTCTTCCAGAGGAGCTGATGTCAAAAAGCTCTGGTCAGATATAATTTCATTGGTGATTAAAACAATTATTGCACTGACGCCAGAACTGAAAGTTTACTATCAGTCTGACATACCAGCAGGAAAGCCTGGGCCAACTTGCTTCCAG ATTTTAGGGTTTGACATTCTCCTGATGAAAGACTTGAAGCCCGTGTTACTGGAAGTAAATGCAAACCCCAGCATGAGAATAGAACATGAGCAAGAG CTTTCTCCTGGAGTATTTGAAAATGTCCCAAGCCCTGTTGATGAAAAAGTGAAAGTTGCTGTCATCAGAGACACTCTGCGGCTGATGGACcctcagaaaaagaagaggaaggatACTCA gtgccagagTCCGGAGCGGGCGCCGGGAGCGAGCGAGGAGCCGCCGGACGCTGCGCCCAGCCCCGAGGCCGCCCTGCCCTCGCTGTGCCTCAAGCAGGTGTTCCCCAAGTACGCCAGGCACTTCAGCTACCTGCGCCTCGTGGACAGGGTGGCCGCCCTGTTCATCCGCTTCCTCGGCGTCAAAGGGACCACCAAGCTGGGCCCAACGGGGTTCCGCACCTTCATAAG aAACTGCAAACTGAGTAACAGCAATTTTTCAATGGCTGCTGTAGATATCCTCTATATTGATATCACAAGGAGGTGGAACAGCATGGGCATTGACCACAAGGAATCAGGTAACCCAG GAATGTGTCTGCAAGCCTTTGTGGAAGCTTTCTTCTGCCTGGCCCAGAAGAAGTACAAGGCGCTGCCGCTGCACAAGCAGGTGCTGTCGCTGATCGAGCTCTGCGAGTGCCGCCTGGCCGCGCTGCACGGGAAGCGCCTGGTGTGGGGCTGCGGGCTCACCCAGCCCCGCGGGGCTCTGCGGGCCTCGGGGaccgcgcccggccccggccccgcccggccccacGGCCACCAGGTGCTCCGACTGCAGAAATCATCGCATCAGCTACGGGCGCTCATGTGCCGGGACAGAACGGGGAGTTAA